A portion of the Cellulophaga algicola DSM 14237 genome contains these proteins:
- a CDS encoding F0F1 ATP synthase subunit A — translation MELSPDETIFWQNGFITINLTLVTTWVLMFVLVLVSVLVTRKLRTDLKISRWQCILEMLVTGMNQQIKEVGLKKSEKFLGFIGTLFLFIALANLCVIFPGYEAPTSSLSTTAALAICVFLATPIFGISESGILGYLKTYIEPTFIMLPFNIISELSRTLALAIRLFGNIMSGGLIITILLSIAPLIFPVMMTVLGLITGLIQAYIFSILATVYIAAATEESNTNKIIKT, via the coding sequence ATGGAATTAAGTCCCGACGAAACGATTTTTTGGCAAAATGGCTTTATAACCATCAACCTTACATTGGTTACCACTTGGGTGTTAATGTTTGTATTGGTGCTTGTGTCTGTTTTGGTAACCAGAAAACTCCGTACCGATTTAAAAATATCACGGTGGCAATGTATTTTAGAAATGCTGGTAACCGGAATGAACCAACAGATAAAAGAAGTTGGGTTAAAGAAATCTGAAAAGTTTCTAGGTTTTATAGGAACTCTGTTCCTATTTATCGCTTTAGCCAATTTATGTGTCATTTTTCCTGGTTATGAAGCTCCCACGAGCTCGCTTTCTACTACAGCTGCATTGGCCATATGTGTTTTTCTGGCAACGCCTATTTTCGGTATTTCAGAAAGCGGGATTCTAGGGTATTTGAAAACCTATATAGAACCAACATTCATAATGCTTCCCTTTAATATTATTAGTGAACTGTCTCGTACGTTGGCACTGGCTATACGTCTCTTTGGTAATATTATGAGTGGAGGATTAATTATAACCATATTGTTAAGTATCGCCCCTTTAATTTTTCCGGTAATGATGACTGTACTTGGTTTAATAACAGGTCTAATTCAAGCCTACATTTTTAGCATTTTGGCAACCGTATATATTGCTGCTGCCACAGAAGAATCAAATACAAACAAAATAATAAAAACGTAA
- the atpD gene encoding F0F1 ATP synthase subunit beta — translation MATILKNNNSKSILGKVVAIRGSVVDIWFDKDLPSINTLIHTGPENSIAIEVLAQLDDRRIRGIALTPTQGLARGMIAETDGGQLSVPVGKELMGRMFDVFGNTIDHGEALPELPRKNVHQLPPPLSKRSTKSEIFETGIKAIDVMVPLQHGGNAGLFGGAGVGKTVLLTEMIHNMVGYHQGISMFCGIGERCREGHELYHDMKKADVLKDMVMMFGQMNEPPGARFRVGHAALTMAEYFRDDEHRDVLLLIDNVFRFIQAGMEVSGLMGQMPSRLGYQPTLGTELAKLEERIANTDTGAITSIQAVYVPADDLTDPAAVHTFSHLSASITLSRKRAGEGLFPAIDLLQSSSKMATPGVIGERHYHLLQQIKQTLAQYEELKDIIAMLGLEQLSVTDRATVNRARRLERFFTQPFFTTEQFSGLKGKGVKLEDALDGCERILKDEFKDLPESAFYMVGTIDEAIEKAKKEPKKEDKKEPKEGEKKPDEKKTNATDKEAAKV, via the coding sequence ATGGCAACGATCTTGAAAAATAATAACAGTAAGTCTATTTTGGGTAAAGTAGTTGCCATACGCGGAAGTGTGGTAGATATTTGGTTCGATAAAGATTTACCTTCTATAAATACGCTAATACACACAGGGCCAGAAAATAGTATCGCAATTGAGGTTTTAGCGCAATTAGATGACCGTAGGATTAGAGGTATAGCTTTGACTCCAACACAAGGCTTGGCAAGGGGTATGATAGCCGAAACAGATGGCGGACAGTTATCCGTTCCTGTAGGTAAAGAGTTAATGGGGCGTATGTTCGATGTCTTTGGTAATACCATTGATCACGGAGAAGCTTTACCGGAACTCCCTCGAAAAAATGTACATCAATTGCCGCCACCGTTGTCAAAACGATCTACAAAATCTGAAATTTTTGAAACCGGAATAAAAGCTATTGATGTAATGGTACCCTTACAGCATGGTGGTAATGCAGGTTTGTTTGGTGGTGCTGGTGTTGGTAAAACCGTATTACTTACAGAGATGATCCATAATATGGTGGGATATCACCAAGGTATAAGTATGTTTTGTGGAATTGGTGAACGTTGCCGCGAAGGGCATGAACTGTATCATGATATGAAAAAGGCCGATGTATTGAAAGATATGGTGATGATGTTCGGGCAAATGAACGAACCGCCAGGAGCTCGTTTTCGGGTAGGTCATGCCGCCTTGACTATGGCCGAATATTTTAGGGATGATGAACATCGTGATGTGCTTTTGCTTATTGACAATGTGTTTCGTTTTATTCAAGCGGGAATGGAAGTTTCAGGTCTTATGGGGCAAATGCCATCAAGACTAGGCTACCAGCCTACTTTGGGTACTGAACTAGCTAAATTAGAAGAGCGGATTGCTAATACAGATACGGGAGCCATTACCAGTATACAAGCCGTCTATGTGCCTGCAGATGACCTTACAGATCCCGCCGCTGTGCATACATTTTCTCACCTTTCCGCCTCAATTACTTTATCAAGAAAAAGGGCTGGTGAGGGACTTTTTCCAGCGATAGACTTATTGCAGTCTAGCTCTAAAATGGCAACACCAGGTGTTATTGGTGAACGTCACTATCACCTTTTACAACAAATAAAGCAAACACTGGCCCAATATGAAGAGCTAAAAGATATCATTGCCATGTTAGGTTTGGAACAACTTTCTGTAACGGATCGTGCTACTGTAAACCGAGCCAGGCGTTTAGAACGGTTTTTTACACAACCTTTCTTTACAACGGAACAGTTTAGCGGACTTAAAGGAAAAGGAGTAAAACTTGAAGATGCTCTTGACGGTTGCGAACGTATTCTTAAAGATGAATTTAAAGATTTACCGGAGAGCGCTTTCTATATGGTGGGTACTATTGATGAAGCTATAGAAAAGGCTAAAAAAGAGCCCAAGAAAGAGGATAAGAAAGAACCAAAGGAGGGAGAAAAGAAACCTGACGAGAAAAAAACAAACGCTACCGATAAAGAGGCAGCTAAAGTATAG
- a CDS encoding 1-phosphofructokinase family hexose kinase — MPRIITLTVNPAIDKSTTVNGIMPNTKLRCTEPTFDAGGGGINVSRAIYKLGGSSLCSYFAGGAAGTYLKKLLDEQHIEQSVILTKGSTRENLAVTDTSTNQQYRFGMPGPQIQEVEWQNALKQLEVLLYKGDYLVASGKLPPNIPDDFYAKISQVAEKKEALFILDTSGEALMKAAKSKIYMLKPNLAELGALCGIASITDLNLKSLATQFLKNHNCQILVVSLGPKGALLATRKEMVQVPAPVVHQKSTIGAGDSMVAGMVMSLIWGKSLADMVSYGVACGTAATMHHGTQLCSKDDADKLYDWIKDQKPTIETS, encoded by the coding sequence ATGCCTCGCATAATAACCCTTACCGTAAACCCGGCAATTGACAAAAGTACCACTGTGAATGGGATTATGCCCAATACTAAATTACGTTGCACCGAGCCCACTTTCGATGCTGGTGGCGGAGGTATAAACGTGTCCAGAGCAATTTATAAACTAGGTGGCTCATCGCTTTGCAGCTACTTTGCAGGAGGTGCTGCCGGCACCTATTTAAAAAAACTTTTAGACGAGCAACATATAGAACAATCTGTAATTCTTACAAAGGGCAGTACCCGTGAAAACCTTGCGGTAACAGATACCAGTACGAATCAACAATACCGATTTGGAATGCCAGGACCACAGATACAAGAGGTAGAGTGGCAAAACGCACTTAAACAATTAGAAGTTCTACTCTATAAAGGAGACTATCTAGTCGCTAGCGGAAAATTACCTCCCAACATACCAGATGATTTTTATGCTAAAATAAGCCAAGTTGCTGAAAAGAAAGAAGCATTATTTATCCTTGACACCTCAGGCGAAGCGTTGATGAAAGCTGCCAAATCAAAAATTTATATGCTCAAGCCTAATTTGGCCGAGTTAGGCGCACTATGTGGAATTGCTTCCATAACAGACTTGAATCTCAAATCTTTGGCTACGCAATTTTTAAAAAATCATAATTGTCAAATTCTTGTAGTTTCTCTAGGTCCAAAAGGAGCATTATTGGCTACTAGAAAAGAAATGGTACAGGTACCGGCACCAGTGGTTCACCAAAAAAGTACTATTGGTGCTGGAGACAGCATGGTCGCCGGTATGGTTATGAGTCTAATTTGGGGCAAGTCTTTAGCTGATATGGTTAGCTATGGCGTTGCTTGCGGAACAGCTGCAACAATGCATCACGGCACCCAATTATGTAGTAAAGATGATGCAGACAAACTGTACGATTGGATAAAAGATCAAAAACCTACTATAGAAACAAGTTAA
- the glk gene encoding glucokinase, translating into MKMTEKNASPLLTEPLIPLAVEFKKKQGHKNGTVLAGDIGGTKTNLALFEYKDGHLTLIKQNSYKTKNHTSLLEIIADFKVEKITKIDSICFGVAGPITKGKVHGTNFPWDIDTEELIKKLQLKSIFLINDMQANAYGLATLKEKDLDRLKYGSEIAGNAVIISPGTGLGEAGLFWDGTAYHPFASEGGHCDFGPRNDFDLEIWKYFQQKYGHVSWERLLSGQGIRDTYQLIRNVSGEKETDTFKAKMAKEDPAAVITQTALEGLDIVCRETLDLFVRFLAIETAQLALKFKATGGIYIGGGIMPKIIKGMNREIFTDNFMQSGRMNSLLQMVPVNVILNDNTALLGAAYYAAMTLE; encoded by the coding sequence ATGAAAATGACTGAAAAAAATGCTTCCCCCTTACTTACGGAACCGTTAATTCCTTTGGCTGTAGAGTTCAAAAAAAAACAAGGTCATAAAAACGGTACTGTATTAGCAGGTGATATAGGAGGAACTAAAACTAATCTTGCGCTTTTTGAATATAAGGATGGACATCTTACCTTAATTAAACAAAACTCCTATAAAACAAAAAACCATACCTCCTTACTAGAAATTATAGCAGATTTTAAGGTTGAAAAAATAACCAAGATAGATAGTATCTGTTTTGGTGTTGCTGGTCCCATAACCAAAGGTAAAGTGCATGGCACTAATTTTCCTTGGGATATTGATACCGAAGAACTCATTAAGAAACTTCAGTTAAAATCTATTTTTTTAATAAATGATATGCAAGCTAATGCCTATGGGCTAGCTACACTTAAAGAAAAGGATTTAGACCGCTTAAAATACGGTTCAGAAATAGCAGGCAATGCTGTTATAATTTCTCCAGGCACTGGTTTAGGAGAAGCTGGTTTATTTTGGGATGGAACAGCATACCACCCTTTTGCCTCTGAAGGTGGTCATTGTGATTTTGGTCCGAGAAATGATTTTGACCTTGAAATATGGAAATATTTCCAACAAAAATATGGACATGTAAGTTGGGAACGTTTATTATCAGGACAAGGCATACGGGATACCTACCAACTGATACGCAATGTAAGTGGCGAAAAGGAAACTGACACCTTTAAAGCCAAAATGGCCAAAGAAGATCCAGCAGCTGTTATTACACAAACAGCCTTAGAAGGATTAGATATAGTTTGCAGAGAAACCCTAGATCTTTTTGTTCGGTTTTTGGCTATAGAAACGGCTCAACTTGCTTTAAAATTTAAAGCTACTGGTGGTATTTATATTGGCGGAGGAATTATGCCTAAGATTATTAAAGGAATGAATCGTGAAATATTTACGGATAATTTTATGCAATCTGGACGAATGAATTCATTATTACAAATGGTTCCCGTAAATGTTATTCTAAATGATAACACTGCTTTACTCGGAGCAGCTTATTATGCTGCAATGACACTTGAATAA
- a CDS encoding AtpZ/AtpI family protein, producing MSKNAEDKKRKKGFLYEVDSRERQMLHAQDEEKRSEWRGFGTFGMVGWSVAVPTVFGAVLGVWLDRKYAQTFSWTLTLLMAGLFVGCAIAWQWIDKENKSMHEHKKKKDE from the coding sequence ATGAGCAAAAATGCCGAGGATAAGAAAAGAAAAAAAGGCTTCTTGTATGAAGTTGATAGTAGAGAAAGGCAAATGCTACATGCCCAAGATGAAGAAAAAAGGAGTGAGTGGAGAGGCTTTGGTACCTTTGGTATGGTGGGTTGGTCTGTTGCAGTACCAACCGTATTTGGAGCCGTATTGGGGGTGTGGCTGGATAGGAAATACGCACAGACTTTTTCGTGGACATTAACCTTGTTGATGGCCGGTCTATTTGTTGGTTGTGCTATTGCTTGGCAATGGATAGACAAAGAAAACAAATCAATGCACGAACATAAAAAGAAGAAAGATGAATGA
- a CDS encoding class I fructose-bisphosphate aldolase codes for MEIEKYLREETLYLLDHVCRTISKDKIHLPGPSFTDRIMGSSDRSNRVLGSLQQLFDHGRLGGTGYLSLLPVDQGVEHSAGASFAPNPEYFDPENIVKLAIEGGCNAVASTLGVLGAVSRKYAHKIPFLVKLNHNELLSYPNTFDQIYFAQVEQAWNMGAVAVGATIYFGSPESDRQIQETSKAFKRAHELGMATVLWCYLRNDAFTKDKDYSVSADLTGQANHLGVTIEADIIKQKQPSTNGGYLALKDFGKTSDLVYSKLTTDHPIDLTRYQVANCYMGRAGLINSGGASGKDDFAAATRTAVINKRAGGMGLISGRKAFQRPMKEGVKLLHLIQDIYLDSSITIA; via the coding sequence ATGGAAATTGAAAAATATTTAAGAGAAGAAACTTTATATCTACTAGACCACGTATGTCGTACCATTTCTAAAGACAAAATTCACCTTCCTGGACCCAGCTTCACAGATCGGATTATGGGATCGTCAGATAGATCTAACCGCGTACTTGGCAGTCTGCAGCAGCTGTTTGATCATGGTAGACTTGGAGGCACAGGTTATCTTTCACTCTTGCCCGTTGATCAAGGTGTTGAACATTCTGCGGGTGCCAGTTTTGCACCAAATCCGGAGTATTTTGACCCAGAAAATATTGTAAAACTAGCCATAGAAGGCGGATGCAATGCTGTTGCTTCAACATTAGGCGTATTGGGTGCCGTTTCTAGAAAATATGCTCATAAAATTCCTTTTTTGGTGAAACTAAACCATAATGAACTGCTATCATACCCAAACACCTTTGATCAGATCTATTTTGCGCAAGTAGAACAAGCTTGGAACATGGGTGCTGTAGCTGTTGGCGCTACTATTTATTTTGGCTCCCCTGAATCTGATAGACAAATACAAGAAACAAGTAAAGCTTTTAAACGTGCACACGAATTAGGCATGGCTACAGTTCTATGGTGTTACCTTCGCAACGATGCCTTTACAAAGGATAAAGACTATTCCGTTAGTGCAGATTTGACTGGGCAGGCTAACCACTTAGGGGTGACTATCGAAGCTGATATTATCAAACAAAAACAACCCAGTACTAATGGGGGTTACCTGGCCCTAAAAGATTTTGGAAAAACGAGTGATCTTGTGTATAGCAAGCTGACTACCGATCATCCTATTGACCTGACTAGATACCAAGTTGCAAATTGCTATATGGGACGTGCTGGACTTATTAATTCTGGCGGTGCTTCCGGCAAGGATGATTTTGCTGCAGCGACACGTACTGCTGTAATTAATAAACGCGCTGGTGGTATGGGATTAATTTCTGGAAGAAAGGCTTTTCAACGCCCAATGAAAGAAGGCGTAAAGCTACTTCATCTCATACAAGATATTTATTTAGACTCGTCCATTACAATAGCCTAA
- a CDS encoding N-ATPase subunit AtpR, whose translation MNDLVMILLSFFGGTAIGALFFGGLWFTTKKVLTSKWPVSLYLGSLFIRIGFTLLGFYYIGQNDWKYMLFCLLGFISARFIVIRMTKTKEMELMKLEKKY comes from the coding sequence ATGAATGATTTAGTAATGATTTTATTGAGTTTTTTTGGAGGAACTGCCATAGGTGCTTTATTTTTTGGAGGACTCTGGTTTACAACAAAAAAAGTGTTGACTTCAAAATGGCCTGTATCATTGTATTTAGGTAGTTTGTTCATAAGGATCGGCTTTACTCTTTTAGGTTTTTATTATATCGGACAAAACGATTGGAAGTATATGTTATTCTGTCTTTTGGGCTTTATAAGCGCTCGTTTTATTGTCATCCGTATGACCAAAACAAAAGAGATGGAACTCATGAAACTAGAAAAAAAATATTAA
- the ppsA gene encoding phosphoenolpyruvate synthase, with protein MKNYIRHFNEIDINDVPTVGGKNASLGEMFQKLTSKGVKIPDGFATTSEAYWHYLQEVHIKDEIFGYLSKLDTKGFSNLKEIGAIVRKTILETEIPEDIKEAIEEGYDSLSKKYKGDISLAVRSSATAEDLPNASFAGQQESYLNIKGKEDLIDACKRCYASLFTDRAIKYREDNGFDHTKVALSIGIQMMVRSDLAASGVNFTLDPDTGFDQVVMVSSIYGLGENIVQGSINPDDYFVFKPSLKNGIEQPIVSRRLGSKEKTMVYDKSASGTLNLDTPIEKQEQFVLTDAEVIKLAQWSLIIEDHYKRPMDIEWAKDGLTNELYIVQARPETVQSAKKNKLKINTYSLLKKGKEITRGMGLGNKIASGKARILHSPEESDKLQEGEILVTERTDPDWDPILKKAAGIITDQGGRTSHAAIVAREVGAAAIVGSNNATKVIKDGQEITISCAEGTTGIVYDGLLEWNEKEVDLSTLGKPHTQPMLILADPDQAFKFSFYPSEGVGLMRMEFVINNSIRIHPMALKNFDQLKDLVAKEKIQKLTHHYPDKSDYFVHKLAEGIATIAAAFYPKDVIVRTSDFKSNEYANLIGGTEFEPIESNPMLGFRGASRYYNPKYQEAFALECKAIKRVRETMGLTNVKIMIPFCRTLKEAAKIVEILEENGLIRGENGLQLYMMAEIPNNIILAEEFAKFFDGFSIGSNDLTQLTLGVDRDSELLSTIFDIKDPGVKKMIAMVIASAHKTHTKIGLCGQAPSDYPEFAQFLVENGINSISFNPDALISGINNINSAEKNKTKLGLVDSHK; from the coding sequence ATGAAAAATTACATACGCCACTTTAACGAAATTGATATTAATGATGTACCCACGGTAGGAGGGAAAAATGCTTCTTTGGGAGAAATGTTTCAAAAGCTAACCTCTAAAGGAGTAAAAATTCCTGATGGGTTTGCAACTACTTCAGAAGCGTATTGGCACTATTTACAAGAAGTACATATAAAAGATGAAATTTTCGGCTATTTATCAAAATTAGATACCAAAGGTTTTTCCAATTTAAAAGAAATTGGAGCTATTGTAAGAAAGACTATTCTTGAAACAGAAATTCCGGAAGATATTAAAGAAGCTATCGAAGAAGGATATGATTCTTTGTCCAAAAAATATAAAGGTGATATTTCATTAGCAGTACGAAGTAGTGCTACGGCCGAAGACTTACCTAATGCAAGTTTTGCGGGGCAGCAAGAAAGTTATTTAAACATAAAAGGAAAAGAAGATCTTATTGATGCCTGTAAAAGATGTTACGCATCATTATTTACTGACCGAGCAATTAAATATAGAGAAGACAATGGATTTGACCATACCAAAGTAGCTTTATCTATAGGTATACAAATGATGGTACGCTCAGATTTGGCAGCTTCCGGAGTAAACTTCACTCTTGATCCTGACACTGGTTTTGATCAAGTTGTAATGGTCTCCAGTATCTATGGGCTAGGGGAGAATATTGTTCAGGGTAGTATTAACCCCGATGATTATTTTGTTTTTAAGCCTAGTTTAAAAAATGGTATTGAGCAGCCTATTGTTTCTAGACGTTTGGGCAGTAAAGAAAAAACCATGGTCTATGATAAATCCGCAAGCGGCACCCTTAATCTTGATACCCCTATAGAAAAACAAGAGCAATTTGTATTGACAGACGCCGAAGTAATAAAACTAGCACAATGGTCCTTGATCATTGAAGACCATTACAAACGCCCGATGGATATTGAATGGGCAAAAGACGGACTTACCAATGAACTTTATATTGTACAAGCCAGACCAGAAACCGTACAGAGCGCTAAAAAAAATAAACTAAAAATAAATACGTATAGCTTATTGAAAAAAGGTAAAGAAATTACTCGTGGCATGGGCTTAGGTAACAAAATTGCCTCTGGAAAAGCACGTATATTACATAGCCCAGAAGAATCTGACAAACTTCAAGAAGGAGAAATATTGGTTACTGAACGTACCGATCCTGATTGGGATCCTATTCTTAAAAAAGCAGCAGGCATTATAACAGATCAAGGTGGGCGAACAAGCCATGCAGCTATCGTAGCAAGAGAAGTTGGTGCTGCTGCAATAGTAGGAAGCAATAATGCTACAAAAGTGATTAAAGACGGGCAAGAAATTACTATTTCTTGTGCAGAAGGCACTACTGGTATTGTTTACGATGGTCTTTTAGAATGGAATGAAAAAGAAGTAGACCTATCAACCCTAGGCAAGCCTCATACTCAGCCGATGTTAATTCTTGCTGATCCAGATCAAGCCTTTAAGTTCTCTTTCTATCCTTCTGAAGGGGTTGGCTTAATGCGAATGGAATTCGTTATCAACAACTCCATTCGAATTCATCCTATGGCTTTAAAGAATTTTGATCAGTTAAAGGATCTTGTGGCTAAAGAAAAAATTCAGAAATTAACACACCATTACCCTGACAAGTCTGATTATTTTGTACACAAGCTGGCTGAGGGTATTGCTACTATTGCCGCAGCCTTTTATCCAAAAGACGTTATCGTTCGTACCAGTGATTTCAAATCAAATGAATATGCAAATTTGATTGGTGGAACTGAGTTTGAACCCATAGAATCTAACCCAATGTTAGGTTTTAGAGGCGCTTCTAGATATTACAACCCAAAATATCAAGAGGCCTTTGCCTTAGAATGCAAAGCGATTAAAAGGGTACGAGAAACCATGGGGTTGACGAACGTAAAAATTATGATTCCCTTCTGTCGTACTTTAAAAGAAGCTGCAAAAATCGTAGAAATTCTTGAAGAAAATGGCTTGATACGAGGTGAAAATGGACTTCAACTTTATATGATGGCCGAAATACCTAACAACATTATTTTAGCAGAAGAATTTGCTAAATTCTTTGATGGTTTTTCTATTGGCTCTAATGACCTTACACAATTAACCTTAGGTGTAGATAGAGATTCTGAATTACTGAGTACTATTTTTGACATCAAGGATCCTGGAGTTAAGAAAATGATTGCCATGGTGATAGCTTCTGCACATAAAACCCACACTAAAATTGGACTTTGTGGTCAGGCACCAAGTGATTATCCAGAATTTGCCCAGTTTCTCGTTGAAAACGGAATCAACTCTATCTCTTTTAATCCAGACGCACTAATTTCAGGTATCAACAATATTAACAGCGCAGAGAAAAATAAAACAAAATTAGGTCTGGTAGACAGCCATAAGTAA
- a CDS encoding 2,3-bisphosphoglycerate-dependent phosphoglycerate mutase, which translates to MGKLILVRHGKSLWNVKNVFTGWTDIDLATEGINEAETAGQLIKSNLIDIDICFSSYLKRAIRTAWILLETAEMMHVDCRYSWKLNERHYGDWQGKNKDEVLEEVGEEFFLSVRRGYETPPPSLSIYDKRNPEFDANYKALDPSILPLAESLKDTSKRVVNYFFEAIAPELAKGKNVLISAHGNSLRALIEFLEHISSDEIANVEVATGVPHLYEFDEKLNVIDHYQLK; encoded by the coding sequence ATGGGAAAATTGATATTGGTTAGGCATGGCAAAAGCTTATGGAACGTAAAAAACGTATTTACGGGATGGACGGACATTGACTTGGCTACAGAAGGAATTAATGAAGCAGAGACAGCTGGGCAACTTATCAAATCAAATCTCATAGATATTGATATTTGCTTTTCCTCCTATCTAAAAAGAGCTATTAGAACAGCGTGGATTTTATTGGAAACGGCAGAAATGATGCACGTAGACTGCCGCTATAGCTGGAAGCTGAATGAAAGACATTATGGTGATTGGCAAGGAAAAAATAAAGATGAAGTTCTAGAAGAAGTAGGCGAAGAATTCTTTTTGAGCGTTAGAAGAGGTTATGAAACCCCTCCTCCTAGCCTTTCAATTTATGATAAAAGAAACCCCGAATTTGATGCGAACTACAAGGCTTTAGATCCATCAATTTTACCTCTGGCTGAATCACTGAAAGATACTTCAAAAAGAGTGGTAAATTATTTTTTTGAAGCTATTGCTCCTGAGCTTGCCAAAGGAAAAAACGTATTGATCTCTGCGCATGGCAATTCATTACGCGCACTCATAGAATTCTTAGAGCATATCTCATCTGACGAAATAGCTAACGTAGAAGTAGCTACTGGGGTTCCTCATTTGTATGAATTTGATGAAAAATTAAACGTAATAGACCATTATCAATTAAAATAA
- a CDS encoding 2-hydroxyacid dehydrogenase, whose protein sequence is MKIAIFNVHNWERDYLESANNDKHTLKMFDTYLSLDTVDLAKGYDAICIFTEDNAAAPILDRLYELGIKFVALRSAGFNNIDVPYAQKLGIRMARVPEYSPYAIAEFTVGVMLALNRKLVRTHYRIMDMNFSLNGLVGFDMNGKTVGIIGTGKIGSVVTKILHGFGCKLLAYDVVKDQSLVEKYGVTYTDLDKLYKQSDIITLHAPLIPKTHHLINKESIAAMKKGVMLINAGRGGLVNTQDVISGLKSGQIGYFGMDVYEEEKGLYFEDHSEDILQDDAIARLMTLRNVLISSHQAFLTDTALKNIAKITFENLECMEKGSPCENEIKQA, encoded by the coding sequence ATGAAAATAGCAATATTTAACGTACATAATTGGGAAAGGGACTATTTAGAAAGTGCCAATAATGACAAACATACCCTAAAAATGTTTGATACCTACCTGTCTTTAGATACAGTTGATTTGGCAAAAGGCTATGATGCTATATGTATTTTCACTGAAGATAATGCAGCTGCACCTATTTTAGATCGCTTGTATGAACTTGGTATTAAGTTTGTAGCCTTGCGCTCGGCCGGCTTTAATAATATAGATGTACCGTATGCACAAAAACTAGGAATTCGCATGGCGCGAGTACCCGAATATTCTCCTTATGCCATTGCCGAATTTACGGTAGGCGTTATGCTTGCTCTTAATAGAAAGTTAGTCCGAACTCATTACCGCATCATGGATATGAATTTTTCTCTAAATGGCCTAGTAGGTTTTGATATGAATGGAAAAACAGTAGGTATCATAGGAACGGGTAAAATTGGTAGCGTAGTGACTAAGATTTTACACGGGTTTGGTTGTAAACTGCTAGCTTATGACGTTGTAAAAGACCAATCCTTAGTAGAAAAATACGGAGTAACCTATACCGACCTAGATAAATTGTATAAACAATCTGATATCATTACCCTCCATGCTCCTTTAATTCCTAAAACGCATCATCTAATAAATAAAGAGAGTATTGCTGCCATGAAAAAAGGTGTAATGTTAATCAATGCTGGTCGCGGCGGATTGGTAAATACCCAAGATGTCATCAGCGGACTGAAATCTGGTCAAATAGGCTATTTTGGAATGGATGTTTACGAAGAGGAAAAAGGACTATATTTTGAAGACCATTCTGAAGATATTCTTCAAGATGATGCCATTGCTCGTTTAATGACCCTAAGAAATGTATTGATTAGTAGTCATCAGGCCTTTCTGACCGATACAGCTCTTAAAAATATTGCAAAAATAACCTTCGAAAATTTAGAGTGTATGGAAAAAGGAAGTCCCTGTGAAAATGAAATAAAACAAGCTTAA
- a CDS encoding F0F1 ATP synthase subunit epsilon: MELHILLPFKIFLKISGVRRIVVDTNAGSYGLLPLRLDCVAALVPGILTYETKEGQEHYVAMDEGILTKRDGFVEISVRNAISGANLGKLRDAVESEFVNLDEEERDVRNAVAKLESEFILGIKKLRQS, from the coding sequence ATGGAGTTACATATTTTACTTCCGTTTAAGATATTTCTGAAAATTTCAGGAGTGCGGCGTATAGTGGTAGATACCAATGCCGGTTCGTACGGTTTATTACCTCTCCGATTAGATTGTGTTGCTGCTTTAGTCCCTGGCATATTGACATATGAGACAAAGGAAGGTCAAGAGCATTACGTAGCAATGGATGAAGGTATACTCACAAAAAGAGATGGTTTTGTAGAAATATCTGTGCGAAATGCAATTTCCGGAGCCAATCTAGGGAAGCTTAGAGATGCAGTAGAAAGCGAGTTTGTGAACCTAGACGAAGAAGAAAGAGATGTACGGAATGCCGTTGCTAAATTAGAAAGTGAATTTATTCTTGGGATTAAAAAACTTCGTCAATCATGA